One Xiphophorus maculatus strain JP 163 A chromosome 15, X_maculatus-5.0-male, whole genome shotgun sequence genomic window, aaattaaataaacaatggtacttaaaaaaaaaaaaaaacattacaaagtgaAGTAAGGCAGTGATCAAACTTGGGCCAAATCCATGGCCTGAGCTGACGTgctgtttcttttctccagGATGGTGACTGACGTCCAGCTGGCCATCTTTGCCAACATGCTTGGCGTGTCGTTATTCCTGCTGGTTGTGCTCTACCATTACGTTGCTGTAAATAACCCCAAGAAGCAGGAGTAGGTTTCACTACAATGACCCGTGAAGTGCGTGTATTTCTACGTAACTTTTCCTGGGGGTTTTCAGCATGATGTTATCTGattgaaa contains:
- the ost4 gene encoding dolichyl-diphosphooligosaccharide--protein glycosyltransferase subunit 4, with amino-acid sequence MVTDVQLAIFANMLGVSLFLLVVLYHYVAVNNPKKQE